From Triticum urartu cultivar G1812 chromosome 2, Tu2.1, whole genome shotgun sequence, a single genomic window includes:
- the LOC125537697 gene encoding PR5-like receptor kinase translates to MVTQMSAVSAAFALRSLPFLFLLLVANSKATMLNITNRCSYTVWPAAVPIGGGVQLDPGKSWTLNVSGLTSSGRLWARTTGCSFDGKGDGSCQTGDCGGTLACTDYGQPPVTLAEFTTGQDQMEDFFDISLVNGFNVPMDFLPVPAKGGPGCSKGPRCEANITSRCPTELQAPGGCNNACIGNGTSNCEPTTYTVFFKHMCPDAYTDYNDSTCPTGTNYQVIFCPPFNLTVAPAPASSLPAPIGPSCKRLKSSVLRSHAVIIIAPVGGFILLAVLVTIIFFTCKCNQSAKRHQEMEEEEEFGELQGALVRFTFQQLQVATWQFAEKLGEGGFGSIFKGQFGEERIAVKRLDQAEKSHRLLVYEYMPKRSLDRWIYSRRDNNAPLLDWSMRCKIITHIAKGLSYLHEECTKRIAHLDVKPQNILLDDNYNAKLSDFGLCKLIDRDISQVVTRMRGTPGYLAPEWLTSQITEKADVYSFGVVVMEIICSRKNLDISQSEENIHLITLVEEKVKSGRLVDLIDKSSTDMQAHKQDTECRNRPNMFDVVKLLEGGDMKANTNISNNFVATSPTKFGMAGNLSYSDSP, encoded by the exons ATGGTAACACAAATGTCAGCGGTGAGCGCCGCTTTCGCCCTCCGCTCACTGCCTTTCCTCTTCCTGCTCCTCGTCGCCAACAGCAAAGCCACCATGCTAAACATCACCAACCGATGCTCCTACACCGTGTGGCCGGCCGCTGTGCCAATCGGCGGTGGCGTGCAGCTCGACCCGGGGAAGTCATGGACCCTCAACGTATCCGGCCTCACCTCCAGCGGACGCCTATGGGCGCGcac caCGGGCTGCTCATTCGACGGCAAAGGCGACGGTTCATGCCAGACGGGCGACTGCGGCGGCACGCTCGCCTGCACGGACTACGGCCAGCCGCCGGTCACGCTAGCCGAGTTCACGACCGGCCAGGACCAGATGGAAGATTTCTTCGATATCTCCCTCGTCAACGGCTTCAACGTGCCCATGGATTTCCTGCCGGTGCCAGCAAAGGGAGGGCCAGGGTGCAGCAAGGGGCCGCGCTGTGAAGCCAACATAACGTCGCGGTGCCCGACTGAGCTGCAGGCTCCGGGAGGCTGCAACAACGCGTGCATCGGGAACGGGACGAGCAACTGCGAACCCACCACCTACACCGTCTTCTTCAAGCATATGTGCCCGGACGCCTATACCGACTACAACGACTCTACTTGCCCGACGGGAACCAACTACCAGGTCATCTTCTGTCCCCCGTTCAATCTAACAGTTGCACCGGCACCCGCGAGCTCTCTGCCTGCACCTATTGGGCCATCGTGCAAGAGGCTGAAATCCTCTGTCCTAAGAAGCCATGCTGTGATTATAATAGCTCCTGTGGGTGGTTTCATTTTGCTCGCGGTATTGGTTACAATCATTTTCTTCACATGTAAATGTAACCAAAGTGCAAAACGGCaccaggagatggaggaagagGAAGAGTTTGGTGAGCTACAAGGAGCACTAGTAAGGTTCACATTTCAGCAACTACAGGTAGCAACCTGGCAATTCGCAGAAAAGCTTGGGGAAGGAGGATTTGGGTCTATTTTCAAGGGGCAATTTGGTGAAGAAAGAATCGCTGTGAAACGTTTGGACCAAGCTG AGAAATCTCATAGGCTCTTGGTATACGAGTATATGCCCAAGAGGTCCTTGGATAGGTGGATTTATAGTCGACGTGACAATAATGCTCCTCTTCTGGATTGGAGCATGCGATGCAAGATTATTACTCACATCGCTAAGGGTCTCTCTTATCTTCATGAAGAGTGCACAAAAAGAATTGCTCATTTGGATGTCAAACCACAAAACATCCTCTTAGATGATAACTACAATGCAAAACTTTCTGATTTTGGACTATGCAAGCTCATTGATAGAGATATTAGCCAAGTGGTTACTCGAATGAGAGGCACGCCTGGATATTTAGCTCCTGAATGGTTGACATCACAAATCACAGAAAAGGCTGATGTTTATAGCTTTGGTGTCGTGGTCATGGAAATCATTTGTTCGAGAAAGAACCTTGACATCTCTCAATCTGAAGAAAACATCCATCTTATTACACTAGTGGAAGAAAAAGTGAAGAGTGGTCGGTTGGTAGATTTGATTGACAAGAGCAGTACCGACATGCAAGCACACAAGCAAGAT ACTGAGTGCAGAAACAGACCTAATATGTTCGATGTTGTAAAATTATTGGAAGGTGGTGACATGAAAGCAAACACTAACATAAGTAATAACTTTGTTGCAACAAGTCCAACAAAGTTTGGCATGGCTGGAAATCTGAGCTACTCAGATTCACCTTAG
- the LOC125533906 gene encoding F-box protein At1g30790-like, with amino-acid sequence MNNCSLRRRLTPSGAMEEKSSGSGQKKEASTANLPAEDAVLVPLSGAMEEKSSGSGQKKEASTTNLPAEEAVPAAASLLSEDLIFEILSRLPARSLHRFKCVSPSWRDLIANPANRNKLAQTLAGFVYSTYDRVDPRFQRFHFANVSVGAAPPADLSLPFLPHNKYWYIAQLDTCNGLLLCLAYMAPSPSTDMDSTVEPHFVVCNPAIERWVDLPPIPEVRSDHRIFARLAFDPAASSHFHVLQFEETVLEKRITGVNIYSSQTGAWKHRQSRLVERISLCTGLTSVFIHDMLHLLGVRKSMKKNDDAVLVAVDMEGQVWKTICVPSGGLSFRIGLSQGCLHYATTPLATVDKNQKKKSKESNTLIASLWCMEDYDSKQWILKHSVSNVELQSVTRVEYKVAAIHPDCDMLFLDSCVDDTLASYDMQHRKFRQILNLGENKATLFVPYVPLFSDSLAGANGQ; translated from the exons ATGAACAACTGCAGCCTACGGCGCCGCCTCACCCCAAG CGGCGCCATGGAGGAGAAGAGCTCTGGGTCTGGGCAGAAGAAAGAAGCGAGCACGGCCAACCTGCCGGCGGAGGATGCAGTGCTTGTTCCTTTAAGCGGCGCCATGGAGGAGAAGAGTTCTGGGTCTGGGCAGAAGAAAGAGGCGAGCACGACCAACCTTCCGGCGGAGGAGGCAGTGCCGGCAGCGGCCAGCCTCCTCTCGGAAGACCTCATCTTTGAGATCCTCTCCCGCCTCCCCGCCAGATCCCTCCACCGCTTCAAGTGCGTCTCCCCGTCCTGGCGCGACCTCATCGCCAACCCCGCCAACCGCAATAAGCTGGCCCAAACCCTCGCCGGCTTCGTCTACAGCACCTACGACAGGGTTGACCCCCGCTTCCAGCGCTTCCACTTCGCCAACGTCTCCGTCGGCGCAGCCCCGCCGGCCGACCTGTCCCTCCCTTTCTTGCCACACAACAAATACTGGTACATCGCCCAGCTGGACACCTGCAATGGCCTCCTCCTCTGCCTTGCCTACATGGCCCCTTCTCCTTCCACGGACATGGATTCGACGGTTGAACCCCATTTCGTCGTGTGCAATCCGGCCATCGAGAGGTGGGTCGACCTGCCCCCTATCCCAGAGGTGCGAAGCGACCATCGCATCTTCGCTCGTTTGGCTTTTGATCCAGCAGCGTCGTCCCATTTCCATGTTCTTCAGTTTGAGGAGACCGTTCTGGAGAAACGCATCACGGGAGTGAACATCTATTCTTCACAAACTGGAGCCTGGAAGCATAGACAAAGCCGGTTGGTTGAGAGAATTAGCCTGTGCACTGGCCTTACAAGTGTCTTCATCCACGATATGCTGCACTTGCTTGGTGTGCGGAAATCCATGAAGAAAAACGACGATGCGGTGCTGGTAGCAGTGGACATGGAAGGGCAGGTGTGGAAGACTATCTGTGTGCCATCAGGTGGCTTGAGTTTTAGAATTGGATTGTCACAGGGGTGCTTGCACTATGCTACCACACCCCTAGCTACTGTCGACAAGAACCAGAAGAAGAAAAGTAAGGAGAGTAACACACTGATAGCATCACTCTGGTGCATGGAGGATTATGATAGTAAACAATGGATCCTGAAGCATAGTGTCAGCAATGTTGAGTTACAGAGCGTAACTAGGGTGGAGTACAAGGTGGCTGCTATTCATCCAGACTGTGACATGCTTTTCTTGGATTCATGTGTTGATGATACATTGGCATCATACGATATGCAACATCGGAAATTCCGTCAAATCCTTAATCTTGGGGAAAACAAGGCAACACTATTTGTACCCTATGTTCCACTTTTCTCAGACTCGTTAGCAGGTGCAAATGGGCAGTAG